In Brachyhypopomus gauderio isolate BG-103 chromosome 11, BGAUD_0.2, whole genome shotgun sequence, a single genomic region encodes these proteins:
- the reep2 gene encoding receptor expression-enhancing protein 2 has product MVSWIISRMVVLAFGTLYPAYSSYKAVKTKNVKEYVKWMMYWIVFALFTTAETITDLLLSWFPFYFELKIAFVIWLLSPYTKGSSVLYRKFVHPTLSSKEKEIDEYIAQAKDRSYETMMRFGKRGLNIAATAAVTAATKGQGVLSEKLRSFSMQDLTLIQNEEELHLLDATDDTHPAATLPRTKTPVRSARATPILADAEPQLSSRPDGDQSDSRTEHSDEDVTGDKVTKRTASVRAAKKPAATKAETPKMVKKVPKKKITTTTSNNAETP; this is encoded by the exons ATGGTGTCGTGGATCATTTCGAGGATGGTGGT CCTGGCCTTTGGGACACTTTATCCAGCTTACTCCTCCTATAAGGCTGTGAAGACGAAAAATGTCAAGGAATAC GTGAAGTGGATGATGTACTGGATAGTATTTGCCCTCTTCACGACAGCAGAGACAATCACAGATCTGCTTCTGTCCTG GTTTCCGTTCTACTTCGAGTTGAAGATCGCCTTTGTGATCTGGCTGCTCTCGCCGTACACGAAGGGCTCCAGTGTGCTGTACCGCAAGTTCGTGCACCCCACGCTCTCCAGCAAAGAGAAG GAGATCGACGAGTACATCGCTCAGGCGAAGGATCGCAGCTACGAGACTATGATGCGGTTCGGGAAGAGGGGGCTGAATATCGCAGCGACGGCAGCGGTCACTGCAGCCACTAAG ggtcagGGTGTTCTCTCAGAGAAGCTGCGTAGTTTTAGTATGCAGGATCTGACACTTATTCAGAATGAGGAGGAGCTTCACCTGCTCGACGCCACGGACGACACTCACCCCGCCGCCACGTTGCCCCGCACCAAGACACCTGTGcgctcag CACGAGCCACGCCCATCCTCGCAGACGCCGAACCACAGCTCAGTTCTCGGCCTGACGGTGACCAATCAGATAGCAGGACTGAGCACTCTGATGAGGATGTTACTGGTGACAAAGTGACCAAACGAACGGCCAGCGTTAGAGCGGCTAAGAAACCAGCAGCCACGAAggcagag ACGCCTAAAATGGTAAAAAAGGTGCCAAAGAAGAAGATCACCACGACGACCAGCAATAACGCAGAGACACCATGA